From the genome of Priestia filamentosa:
TAATTTTTGCTGTCATAAAGTTAAACCCTCCAATTCTTTTCCATCATAATTCATTTTTATTGTTTCAATCGAATACAAAGTTATTCAAGCCTACTCTTAGTTTCCAGAGTGTCTATTAGCAGGATCGAAAAAAGGTTTTCAATTAAAGATTTCTGTAGCTGAATTATTTCATCGTATCTTTTTTATTGGTTAGTTGTTCTTTATCTATGGTGGGAGGTGGTTGCTCCATCCATGCATGATCAATCATGAGCTCGGCCCCATCTTTAGCATATAGAGCAATCTCAAGCGCTAATCGTTCATAATTTAAAATAAGGTCATTTCTTTGACTCGCAGCTGCTGCCGTGGCATAATTTCCTGATCCTGCGGCACTCATAAAAGCCATATGAAACATCGTTAATTTATCCGAAAATGGCGGTGTTGTTGAATTGGTAATGGCAACATCTGATGAAACAGGTGGTTGTATATCATTTTCAAGAAGAATTTTTGTAAATATATCCACATGCTTTTTTGAAATATCCCGACCTCTTAACATCCATTTTTGAATTCTTTCTCTTGGTGAGGTTTGAGCAAAACTAATGGCTAACTTTGTGCCCATAATGTTGGTTTGGATATTCATGAATAAATGTGATATTTCAACCGCATTTAAAGGTCTCTGTTTACTAAAAATAGAAAATCCACTTAGATATTCTCTAGCGTCTACATAATCGGTTTGAGTTGGATAAGGAATATAAGGCGCTCTAACAAATAATCCTTTTGAAAGAGCCACTTTTGAGCTACGCTCGTATAGTTCTGATGTTTCGTTTAAACCTTCTCTGTAATAAGCCCTCATATCCTCTCTAGCACTCATGGAAATAAATCCCCCGTATCCGAGTAACCCGATTTTAGCCATATGATTGATATATATCAGCATAAAAGG
Proteins encoded in this window:
- a CDS encoding DUF3231 family protein, which encodes MTEYQAKLTSSEIASIWTSYMNDSMSKCVLGYFLKHVQDEEIKSIIQFSYDLSSTHLEKLTTIFQKEQIPIPTGFTYDDDVNLNAPALYTDPFMLIYINHMAKIGLLGYGGFISMSAREDMRAYYREGLNETSELYERSSKVALSKGLFVRAPYIPYPTQTDYVDAREYLSGFSIFSKQRPLNAVEISHLFMNIQTNIMGTKLAISFAQTSPRERIQKWMLRGRDISKKHVDIFTKILLENDIQPPVSSDVAITNSTTPPFSDKLTMFHMAFMSAAGSGNYATAAAASQRNDLILNYERLALEIALYAKDGAELMIDHAWMEQPPPTIDKEQLTNKKDTMK